One window of the Chryseotalea sp. WA131a genome contains the following:
- a CDS encoding TerB family tellurite resistance protein has translation MVKDQLNVLINLAARDNMVAEKESKVIHLIAKANGVSEEEVNAMLRKPQPIGNLDALTEDQKFENLYHLIQLMKSDGQVFKSEINFCEQVAEKLGYKKGVVAELSSRIYSDPSITADRKLLMDRAHKFLK, from the coding sequence ATGGTAAAAGACCAACTAAATGTTCTGATAAATTTGGCAGCCAGAGATAATATGGTGGCCGAAAAAGAATCAAAAGTAATTCACTTGATTGCCAAAGCCAACGGAGTATCGGAAGAGGAAGTAAATGCCATGCTAAGGAAGCCGCAACCAATTGGTAATTTAGATGCATTGACCGAAGACCAAAAATTTGAAAATTTGTATCACCTCATCCAATTGATGAAAAGCGATGGACAGGTGTTTAAAAGTGAAATCAATTTTTGTGAACAAGTGGCAGAAAAGCTTGGCTACAAAAAAGGTGTGGTGGCCGAATTATCTTCACGCATCTACAGCGATCCTTCGATTACAGCTGACCGCAAGCTATTGATGGACAGAGCCCATAAGTTTTTGAAATAG
- a CDS encoding DUF2807 domain-containing protein, which produces MKKLVLTYWLTAMMVVAFAQQKETRKLSSFKGIKVSQAIDVYLKKGDKEEARIEIGPDSRLGLSDVLTDVSGATLRVHLDGGSWKRVDVKVYITYISLEKISASSAANVFADATIKCNSMEITASSAGSVEIAIDATSVTADASSAGRIELEGKTKSLDAEASSAGNVDAYSLESETVNAQASSAGSIKVVASKEIDAHASSGGDVRYRGNPSRTNTGSSSGGSVKKSN; this is translated from the coding sequence ATGAAGAAATTGGTATTAACCTATTGGCTAACAGCAATGATGGTGGTAGCCTTCGCTCAACAAAAAGAAACGCGCAAGCTCAGTTCATTCAAAGGAATAAAAGTTTCGCAAGCCATTGATGTATATCTAAAAAAAGGTGATAAGGAAGAGGCTCGCATCGAAATTGGCCCGGATAGCCGCCTTGGGTTAAGTGATGTGTTGACAGATGTTTCAGGCGCTACCTTGCGGGTGCACTTGGACGGAGGAAGTTGGAAGCGGGTAGATGTGAAAGTGTATATTACTTATATTTCATTAGAGAAGATTTCGGCCAGTTCTGCAGCCAACGTTTTTGCCGATGCTACCATTAAATGCAATAGCATGGAGATTACCGCAAGCAGTGCAGGTTCCGTAGAGATAGCGATTGATGCCACTAGTGTGACGGCCGATGCCTCTAGTGCTGGCAGGATTGAGTTGGAAGGAAAGACAAAATCGCTGGATGCAGAAGCCAGCAGTGCAGGCAATGTCGATGCCTACAGTTTAGAAAGTGAAACAGTCAATGCGCAGGCCAGCAGCGCGGGCTCTATTAAGGTAGTGGCCTCCAAGGAGATTGATGCCCATGCCAGCAGTGGTGGCGATGTTCGATACCGAGGCAATCCTTCGCGTACAAACACAGGCTCTAGCAGTGGAGGTTCTGTGAAAAAATCGAACTGA
- a CDS encoding phosphatase PAP2 family protein: MSNLPQLDFIAGLQKTSNPILTRLLQFISDSITFFSFGIPIILLILGERGTEKKKSRLSFLYVALSIGLAGLVSYTCKKLTSIPRPYEVDVRIAQWSVGGGYSFPSGHTTEAFASAIALIFLFKNWKMALPVLTWASLVAFSRIYLGVHYPFDILGGILIGLTVSYGMQLIFKSKTEIFSN, translated from the coding sequence GTGAGCAACCTTCCTCAATTGGACTTTATTGCTGGGTTGCAAAAAACCAGTAACCCTATCCTTACCCGATTGCTTCAGTTTATTTCTGATTCGATTACCTTCTTCAGTTTTGGCATACCGATTATTCTCTTGATTTTGGGCGAACGCGGAACCGAAAAGAAAAAATCACGATTGTCATTTTTGTATGTGGCGCTAAGCATTGGTCTTGCCGGTCTAGTCTCCTATACATGTAAGAAGCTTACTTCTATTCCCCGTCCTTACGAAGTAGATGTGCGCATTGCCCAATGGAGTGTTGGTGGTGGATATTCATTTCCATCGGGCCACACCACGGAAGCTTTTGCCTCTGCCATTGCGTTGATTTTTCTTTTCAAAAATTGGAAGATGGCACTACCTGTTTTAACGTGGGCTTCTTTAGTGGCTTTTTCGAGAATATACCTGGGAGTGCATTACCCGTTTGATATTTTAGGCGGAATTTTGATTGGCTTAACTGTTTCGTATGGCATGCAGTTGATCTTCAAGAGCAAAACTGAGATTTTCAGCAATTAA
- a CDS encoding glutamine synthetase III, producing the protein MSQLRFEALKKLHDRSKVHVEPSTPHISKFFGENVFGMEQMRSTLAPAVFKKVSNAIKNHEKIDEVTADAVASAAKSWAIAKGATHFTHWFQPMTGGTAEKHDSFFDALSGIEKFKGSELVQQEPDASSFPSGGIRSTFEARGYTAWDPTSPMFLYGKTLSIPTIFVSYTGETLDTKSPLLKALKAVDLAATQVCQLFDKDISHVVASLGSEQEYFAVDKALADARPDLVMGGRTVFGHAPARGQQLEDHYFGTIPGRVYDFMREFEIEAWKLGIPVRTRHNEVAPSQFEVAPLFEEVNVANDHNQLMMDVMSRVGEKHGLKILFHEKPFAGVNGSGKHNNWSLITDTGVNLYAPTSSAKDNLLFLTFFITTIKAVHEHADLLRASIATAANDFRLGANEAPPAIMSVFIGSQMTAVLDELEKKGNVKIEKGDNMYMKLGIDQIPEIILDATDRNRTSPFAFTGNKFEFRAVGSSDNCGTPMTALNLIVADQLTKFYETVNKEIEKGEEKRMAIVNVLRKYIKESKAIRFEGDGYSDEWVKEAAKRGLSNIKTMPLAIDAYLSKKSLELFGRYGVMTHKEVEARNEIKLESYIKKVQIEARVMGDLAMNHIIPTAIAYQNKLITNANGLKGLGIDNKAVVQTIKEISGHIEIIKNGVRDLVEERKRINKIADTHKRAIAYCDDIKEKYFEAIRDSVDKLELLVDDEDWPLVKYRELLFLR; encoded by the coding sequence ATGTCACAATTACGTTTTGAAGCACTCAAAAAGCTACATGATCGATCGAAGGTTCACGTAGAGCCCAGCACCCCTCACATCTCTAAGTTTTTTGGAGAAAATGTGTTTGGTATGGAACAAATGCGATCAACCCTGGCACCAGCGGTTTTTAAAAAAGTAAGCAATGCCATCAAAAATCACGAAAAGATTGATGAAGTGACTGCCGATGCAGTTGCCTCTGCGGCTAAATCGTGGGCTATTGCAAAGGGAGCTACCCATTTTACCCATTGGTTTCAACCCATGACGGGTGGCACTGCCGAAAAGCATGATTCATTCTTTGATGCCCTTTCAGGAATTGAAAAGTTTAAAGGAAGCGAGTTAGTACAACAAGAGCCAGATGCATCTTCTTTTCCTAGTGGAGGCATTCGCAGCACATTTGAAGCAAGAGGTTATACAGCTTGGGATCCCACTTCACCTATGTTCCTATATGGAAAGACGTTGAGCATTCCAACCATTTTTGTTTCGTACACAGGAGAAACCTTGGATACGAAGTCTCCTTTGTTGAAGGCGCTAAAGGCAGTTGACTTGGCCGCTACGCAGGTTTGCCAATTGTTCGATAAAGACATCTCCCATGTAGTGGCTTCTTTAGGGTCAGAGCAAGAATATTTTGCAGTTGACAAAGCGTTGGCAGATGCTCGCCCAGATTTAGTAATGGGTGGACGCACCGTATTTGGTCACGCACCTGCACGCGGTCAGCAATTGGAAGATCATTATTTTGGCACCATTCCAGGCCGCGTATATGACTTCATGCGTGAGTTTGAAATTGAAGCGTGGAAATTAGGTATACCTGTACGTACCCGCCACAACGAAGTAGCGCCAAGCCAGTTTGAGGTGGCTCCTTTGTTTGAGGAGGTAAACGTGGCCAACGACCACAATCAATTGATGATGGACGTGATGAGCCGCGTGGGCGAGAAGCATGGATTGAAAATACTATTTCATGAAAAACCTTTTGCAGGTGTAAACGGAAGTGGAAAACACAACAACTGGTCGTTGATTACAGATACTGGCGTAAATCTTTATGCGCCTACCAGTTCGGCCAAAGACAATTTACTTTTCTTAACGTTCTTTATTACCACCATCAAAGCCGTGCACGAGCATGCAGATTTGTTAAGGGCGAGTATTGCCACTGCTGCCAATGATTTTCGCTTGGGCGCAAACGAAGCTCCGCCAGCCATCATGTCAGTGTTTATCGGATCGCAAATGACGGCCGTGTTGGATGAATTAGAGAAAAAAGGAAATGTAAAAATTGAGAAGGGTGATAATATGTATATGAAGTTGGGCATCGATCAGATTCCTGAAATCATATTGGATGCTACAGACCGTAATCGTACTTCTCCTTTTGCCTTTACCGGAAATAAATTTGAATTCCGGGCGGTGGGCTCAAGCGATAACTGCGGAACACCGATGACAGCCCTCAACTTGATAGTGGCCGATCAATTAACCAAGTTTTACGAAACCGTCAACAAGGAAATTGAAAAAGGAGAAGAGAAGCGCATGGCGATTGTGAATGTACTGCGCAAATACATCAAAGAATCAAAAGCCATTCGTTTTGAAGGAGACGGATATTCGGATGAGTGGGTGAAGGAAGCAGCCAAGCGCGGGTTGAGTAATATCAAAACCATGCCACTTGCTATCGATGCGTATCTTTCAAAAAAATCGTTGGAGTTGTTTGGTAGATATGGTGTGATGACCCACAAAGAAGTGGAAGCTCGAAACGAGATTAAGTTGGAAAGCTACATCAAGAAAGTGCAAATAGAAGCACGCGTGATGGGCGATTTGGCGATGAATCATATTATTCCCACGGCCATTGCCTATCAAAATAAATTGATCACCAATGCCAATGGCTTAAAAGGATTGGGTATTGATAACAAAGCTGTGGTGCAAACCATCAAAGAAATATCAGGCCACATTGAAATCATCAAAAACGGTGTGCGCGATTTGGTGGAGGAAAGGAAGCGAATCAATAAGATTGCTGACACCCACAAGCGAGCAATTGCTTACTGCGATGACATCAAAGAAAAATACTTTGAAGCCATCCGCGATTCGGTGGATAAACTCGAATTATTAGTTGACGATGAAGATTGGCCATTGGTAAAATACCGTGAGCTCTTGTTCTTACGATAG
- a CDS encoding chorismate-binding protein, giving the protein MKEVVEKLEIGEREAIQNIIANALKMGGAFSLWRKPNSTEKVLMICNSGSVELDEISLEESVPGFVFAPFDPSQKKIFLTADIVFRFSMGKLQETNPDHRWWTTFDKRENEVPQKLKYHLKPGRDSSPSNYQELVQLGIKKIEEGELEKIVPSRFQEVTLAEDFDILQTFHTLCEKHPQAMVSLVSSTATGTWLGATPELLVSIDKNSKFKTHALAGTQPYHSSINVKSVAWTQKEIEEQALVSRYIINCFKKIRVREYLEHGPKTVVAGNVMHLKTDYEVDMNEINFPQLGSVMLKLLHPTSAVCGMPLEPALNFLRKYEGYDREFYSGHLGPINFDNESHVFVNLRCLQLMESSARLYAGAGVTLDSNPEKEFLETEMKMRNLIVLIAPQS; this is encoded by the coding sequence ATGAAGGAAGTTGTAGAAAAACTAGAAATCGGTGAACGCGAAGCAATTCAAAACATCATCGCCAATGCATTGAAGATGGGCGGAGCCTTTTCGCTGTGGCGAAAACCCAATAGCACCGAAAAGGTATTGATGATTTGCAACAGTGGCTCCGTTGAGTTGGACGAAATCAGCTTAGAGGAATCGGTGCCAGGATTTGTGTTTGCTCCGTTTGACCCATCTCAAAAGAAAATATTTTTAACAGCCGATATTGTATTTCGCTTCTCCATGGGTAAATTGCAAGAAACGAATCCTGACCACCGCTGGTGGACAACATTTGACAAGCGAGAAAACGAAGTTCCCCAAAAATTAAAATATCACCTTAAACCAGGTAGAGATTCTTCACCTTCCAATTACCAAGAGCTTGTGCAATTGGGTATCAAGAAAATAGAAGAAGGGGAGCTTGAAAAAATTGTGCCCTCCCGGTTTCAAGAGGTTACGCTCGCTGAAGATTTTGATATACTTCAAACCTTTCATACGCTTTGCGAAAAACACCCACAAGCAATGGTATCCCTCGTGTCATCAACGGCAACCGGCACCTGGTTGGGCGCTACCCCAGAGCTGTTGGTGAGTATTGACAAAAATTCAAAGTTCAAAACACATGCCTTGGCCGGAACGCAACCGTATCATTCATCCATCAATGTAAAGTCGGTAGCGTGGACGCAAAAGGAAATCGAAGAGCAGGCGTTGGTTTCACGCTACATTATCAATTGCTTCAAGAAGATCCGCGTGCGAGAATATTTGGAGCATGGACCCAAAACAGTGGTTGCAGGCAATGTTATGCACTTAAAAACCGATTACGAAGTAGATATGAACGAAATCAATTTTCCACAATTGGGCTCGGTTATGTTAAAACTTCTCCATCCTACTTCGGCAGTGTGTGGTATGCCCCTAGAACCTGCGTTGAATTTTTTAAGAAAGTATGAAGGATATGATCGCGAATTTTACAGTGGCCACTTAGGGCCCATTAATTTCGATAATGAAAGCCATGTTTTCGTAAACCTTCGTTGCCTTCAACTGATGGAAAGTTCCGCCCGACTTTATGCCGGGGCGGGTGTAACCTTAGATTCCAATCCTGAAAAAGAGTTTTTGGAAACGGAAATGAAGATGCGGAATTTGATCGTTTTGATCGCACCCCAATCATAA
- a CDS encoding hotdog fold thioesterase — MSIFKGKPTLETLNKMSENTLVSHLGIECIAIGDDFIEAKMPVDHRTHQPLGLLHGGASVALAETLGSVAATCCIDRTTHYCVGLEINANHIKSVRSGFVYGIAKPVHIGKKTQVWEIRITTEEKELVCISRITLAIIDRR; from the coding sequence CCCTTGAAACCCTCAACAAAATGTCGGAAAATACCCTGGTCAGCCATTTGGGTATTGAGTGTATTGCCATCGGTGATGATTTTATCGAAGCAAAAATGCCTGTAGATCACAGAACTCATCAGCCACTTGGGTTGTTACATGGAGGAGCTTCGGTAGCCTTGGCGGAAACACTTGGTAGCGTAGCGGCCACTTGCTGTATTGATCGAACTACCCACTATTGCGTGGGGTTGGAAATCAATGCCAACCACATTAAAAGTGTGCGTAGCGGATTTGTTTATGGCATAGCAAAGCCCGTGCATATTGGCAAAAAAACACAGGTGTGGGAGATTCGCATCACTACCGAAGAAAAGGAATTAGTTTGCATAAGCAGAATCACTTTGGCGATTATTGATAGAAGATAA